In Dioscorea cayenensis subsp. rotundata cultivar TDr96_F1 chromosome 13, TDr96_F1_v2_PseudoChromosome.rev07_lg8_w22 25.fasta, whole genome shotgun sequence, the sequence gttcataaatctgaaaaacaaaattatttttgaaaaaatacaaacattccattcacttttatttgttttgttcagACTTGACTGTTTTTCAGTTTTCAGCTATATTTTTAGTGGACTGAATGTTATTCCTctctttttaccttttttttaaaatattttttttgaaatataatagaTAAACCATTGATGTATTCAGTTTTTTAAAACATTCCATTAACTATgggatttaaattttgattttttttattaaatatatacaaataaattaccCATGAGAATTCATTTAAAAACAAGGAAACACATATAGGCAATTCTAAACTATTAAAAATGcttaaaaagtaaatatttagatataattaataatttcaaatgtaaaattaaaaaaaagaaaaaaagaaatagataaaCACATCAAGCTATTTGAACCCTTCCATGGAGGCCATGCTTGATGACTACTTAGATAAGCAACACACCactcctcttctcttctcttctctttctcgTCATGGTGCTCTCATCTCATGAATTCATGCCTTACCTCTCTACACTCACTGCTATTCtctggtattttttttttatgtatactTTGTTTTCTACTCTTCGAATCAAAGTCCATGTCTTTTCAGCTTGTAAAAATCCTATTTTTATCATCAGTAATTGTcttgtattcttatttttattttttatttttggcaaagagatgatttttttttggcgTGTCGTGGCATGACCTTTTTCATTGTCATTATCCGCATCTTGGGTGATGTTAAAGATGtggttttgtgttgtttataATTTCAGCTTGGGCTTTGTGCTTGTGGTGAACTATGGAAGTAGATTGTAGAATCTCTGTTGTCTGGATTTCAGGTTTGTAGCTTTAATTCTCAAGATCTTATCCAATTTgaggtttttctttctttctctgtGTCTTCCTTAACCTTTTTTGGTATGCTTTTGTTTATCTTCTGTCTTTGCTCTGAGATTGGTTTTGTATGTCCTGGGAGCTTTGGAGAAGGTGTCTTTTACTTCCCCTGATTTGTTTCATACTGTGTTTGATGACAAAGATTGTTCCTTTTCTGAAATTGGTTATGCTTCTTTTCTAATCTTCTGTTTTCTGGGTATTTTTCTCTTCTCCCTGTAGACCTTGAAtcaaatttgtgtttttcatcaTGCTATGAAAATTCCTTCCAGTCTGAAGATTAATTGATTGCAGGATAGAAAATCAGCTTTTGAATTGCCTTCAGATAGTTGGACATTGTTGATTGATTGATTAACTTTTATTATTCTTTGAGAAGGTGGAAATATTCTGTTCATTGAGTTTGTGGCTTTAATGTTGACAGATTGTGCcttgtaattattaaattatagtCTTGAAAAGGTTCTTTCATTCATGTTCTTTCAGGAATCCAGTTTACTTAAGTTATTGTGAGTAGTTTCACAACTTAAATAATCCAGAATGGAGCATTCTTATGATTCAGTTACTGATGATGATTCTCCGAATCCCGGTCGAAAGATTATCATGCACCCTCTTTACCTCCCAAGATCATCACCATGGTTTGAACTCAGAGTGTTCTATGTGAGATTAAGCAACTGTGAGGTTGATGATTATACTCCTGAGCACCTCACCCTTAATCACATACCACTCGCTCCCGATACGATTCTTGAAGTGAATGGAAAAAGAAGTGGTATCTATTCGGATTGTGTCTTTTCTTCACTAAGACGGGATAGGGTTGATAAGAAATCAGATGAAGCTACTTTTGTGAGCACAGATAGCTTAAGGATGACAGGAAGTGTGAGATTTGAGGTCTATGACAAAGATGATCTTTTGTTATGTGGAGTCCTTGAATTGTGCAATGGCAATGGTTATGTGAAGGAGTCAAAAAATCACAGTAAGAAATGGAATATGAAGTGCCAATCTTCGGTATCACCTGGCTCGAGTTTTTTAAAGGGAAAGCAATATTTGACTGCGGATGTTCCTTCCCCGACCATCGAGGTGTATGTCGCCGGCTGTTTCTCCGGTACTCCTATCATCTTGACTAAGACTCTTCAGCTTGGTTTCCGGAAGAAACACCAGATGAAGGCGATGCTTGATTGCATACCGGAGTTTGAGGGCACCACTGATATGAAGAAAGAATCACCATTTGAGGATCCTTTACAGGTGATTtcattcatcatatatatattcttctctttttacTTGAACTCTTAACAAAATTATgcgaaaattttattttcaatatatcgGTCCTGCCGTTTGAACTCTGAGTTCATCATAGTAACAAATTCCTGATCTAATAGTTTGTCACAGAGTAGCTTGACTTGTAGGTAGAACTTGACCATCCAAATGAGATAACCATACAACATCAATGCCGATTCTTTGTTTCAAGTAGCATTGCTCTTTTAGTTATTATTCATATCAGTAAAAATGTGCTTCATTGTTGCCTTGCAGTTATCAGAATACCGAGATTACAAACCCGAAAATGCTATGGACATGGACTACAACAGTATTTACTCTAGAGCAGAATACTTCGACGAGGATGGTGAGCTTTCATGGTTCAATGCTGGAGTGAGAGTTGGTGTGGGTATCGGCCTTGGAGTCTGCGTAGGCGTTGGCATCGGCGTCGGTTTACTCATCCGAACATATCAAGCAACCACTCGGAACTTTAGAAGACGGCTCTTTTGATGCCGAGACAACTAGTTTTATGATCCTAGTACTTCCATAAAGCAGCTGACTTTGTGTTCTCTTTCATGGAGTTTGTTCATACTGTgaatttgttcttgtttttggaGTTGCTGACAAAGTTCAGGAGTCTGCTCTCTTGCTATGACAATAATGTTGGAAGTTGGAACTtagaaacaatatatatatacagttatactatgaaatttcaaattgaGATTAATGCTTGAGATTGGATTAGTGTTACTTAATTGTTTTCTTGAATGGGATTAATGTTGCATTCTAATCATTCAGCAGaatgaacaataaaaatcaGATGATTTTGAGCCCAAATCCATGCATTTGGCATATTGTTAAAAGCTTTTGAAACATGGTCTTTATTGAAAATCAGATAATTTCCTTTTGAAAAAGGTGGATGAACCacatatattaaagtaaaaagcAGAGGGCATAACAAAACCATCCACTAGCGTGGAAACAAAAAAGCAGATGAAAACTggaggaacaacgggtctcctccTAACCCAAAAGGAAACAAGAGCTACTCCTCGCCACCGAGCTGATCACCCTCACTGAACTCCGCAGCCCTCGGACCCAAGAACTCTAAGCTGCGACGAATACACCTCAAAGGTTCATCCAAACGACCTTGACCACTGTCCATGTCTGAGGAAAACCAAAGTAATAGCATTcgattaatttttataataatagcATGAGTTGGCATAACATTGGCATTAAAAACACAATCATTTCTAGTAAGCCAGACATTCCACACAATTGCTTTTCACCACGGATCACAAATGCCCCTCCGGGCTCGCAAGGACCACCTCCAAGAGTCCCAAAGCATGGTCATCAAGTCGGGTGGTTCAGGGAATTGCAGCAATCTTCCAAAGTAAACCCAAATGGGACGAACACAAGGGCAGCGTAAGAAAAGATGATCCACCGATTCGATGGCCCTATGGTAGAGAACACAAGTTGCCGTTGGCAACCTGTTACACCTCCGCTTCTCAAGGTTTTCCAGAGAGGGAATACGGTTCTTCCAGACTAACCAATTGAAAAGGTTAATCTTTTTCGGACATCTACTTTTCCGTAAGAGCGAGCCACCGGGACAACGTAACCCCCATCCATCGAAAAGTTGTATAACGACTTCACCGAGAAAAACCCCATTCGAGTGAGCTTCCAAGACTTAAGGTCCCTATCACCTTCCCCTCTGTTCCTCAGCTTCTCCCCCAATAGTTGAACTCCCGGAAACTCCGCAAATGGCGCCAGCGTCAGCAAGTGGGTAAGGTCAAAGATAGAAGCATTCTGGTGGGAAGAGCTGCAGAACAGCTCCGGCCAGATATACATAGGCGCCATACCATCTAACCAGGCATCCTTCCAAAAGGATGTCTCCTGACCAACACGGATATCAAAGGATAAACAGGCCCGGAAGGCAGGGGGTACAAATGATTACCCCTTTCCAAAAGAACGACAATCGGCCCCTCTGTCTAGGAAAAAGATCCCACGCTGACAAAGAATAATTAAAGCGAATCACATCCGAAAGGTACCAATTTTCTTGGGTCacaaatttccaccaccacttgccTAACAAAGCCTGATTAAAAGCGTGGAGATCTAAAATTCCCCACCCACCATAATCCCGCGGCCGGCACAGACTCTTCCAGCTCACCAGTCTACATGCCGGTTTGTCAATATCAGGGCCCGTCCACAGGAAATCTCTTCTGATTTGGTTAATCTTTTTGATAACCCAAGCAGGGAGACGGAAAATAGACATCCAGTAAGTCGGCAGAGCCGAGAGGACAGAGTTCACCATCGTAAGACGACCCCCTAACGAGAGGTATCTGCCTTTCCAGGAAGCCAGCCTTTTGCTCACTTTAAGAATAATCCCATCCCAATCCTGACGTCTAGGTCTACGCCCAGCAATTGGAATACCCAGGTAAGTAACGGGTAGCTGTCCCGTAAGGCAGTTCATGGTATCAGCAGCTTCCTTAGTCGGAAGGTCACCCCATTTGCTCGAGAATAAGCAAGTTTTGGAAAAATTGGTTGCAAGGCCTGACAACCCTTCGAAAATGAGCAGAATAAGTTTAACAATTCTCAGATCCTCCAACCCACCCGTCGTTAGAATGAGCAAATCATCCGCATAATGAAGATTACATCGATTCCCGAAATCCCCAAGTGGGACGCCCACCAAAATCTTGGACATCAAGGCGTGAGAGAACATTGCACTAAGCACATCGGTGACCAGGATGAAAAGAAATGGCGATAATGGGTCGCCTTGTCGCAGGCCACGCTTATAACGAATATACCCGTTGGGTGCACCGTTGATCAGGACATTAGCTTTCGACGAAGAGAGAATGCATTTGATCCAGCCAATCCAACGATCACCAAAGCCCCTTGCCTTAAGCAAGTCAATCAAGAAGTCCCAGTCAACATGATCAAAAGCTTTCGCAAAGTCCACTTTAAGGATGTGCCCAGGAAGTCTTCTGTTGTTAATGCTAAAGATCAATTCTTCCGCCATTGCAACGTTCTCCAAAATACATCTACCTTTAAGGAAAGCCGATTGTTCCGCATCCACAAGGGAGTTCATCACCTTGCTAAGCCGAGACGCCAGcattttagataaaattttgaGAGTAGAGTTGATAAGGCTGATGGGGCGAAAATCACCAGGCCCCTCAGGAGAAGCGACTTTGGGGATGAGGACAATGTTAGCCCAGTTGATCCTTTCAAGGTTCGCCCTCCCATCGTAAAAATCCGCACAGAGATGGAAAAGATCCATTTTGACAGTATTCCAGAACtgcttaaaaaaaatggataggGAAGCCATCAGGCCCAGGAGCCTTGTCACCACCCAACTCAAAGACGGCCAATCTCACTTCCTCAATAGTGAAAGGGACCTCAAGAGCCGCCATGTCCACCTGTCTCTTGTGCTCCAGAAGAGCGTGGAGGTCAATCTTGTATCTCGAAGTCCTCCCAGATCCAAATTGCTGATGAAACATATCTACAAATAGCTTGCCAATCTCACGGGGCTGAGAGATCTCCCGACCAACAAGTTGTAAGGAGTTAATGAAGTTTCTATTTTTGCGGCCATTCGCCGTTGCGTGAAAGAATTTGGTATTCTCATCCCCCTCCTTCAGCCAGTTAAGTCTGGACCTCTGCTTCCAGTATAGTTCTTCTTGCTTAAGGGTGTCCCCAAGTTTCTCTCTCAGAGTGTGCTCCTGATGTACCTCCTGGGGAGTGAGACACCGAGATTCCTTCATCACATCTAACTTATCGATCTCTTGTAACAACTCCAACTTCTTTAATTTGATCGACCCAAATGAAAATTTAGCCCAATGTCGGAGTTGTTCCCGCAAAGAGGACACCTTTTTGGCCATGATAAAAGCCCCGCAACCCACGGGGGTCGTCGAATTCCACCACTGTGAGATAAGCTCCTGGAACCCCTCCGTAGTAGTCCACGCAAGCTCAAATCTGAAAGGACGTGGATTGGTAACGATCTTGCCCATCTCAAGGCGGATAGGGACATGATCCGACCCCACTCTTGGTAGACAGTTTTGgataatttttagaaagatcatCGTCCACTCAGAGCTAATGAGAAATCTATCAAGTTTCACCCAAATCGGATCCGATTGACCATTTGTCCAAGTGAACCGTCGCCCCATCATAGGTGGCTCTAAAAGCGACATCGCCTGTAGGAAGTCGTTAGCCTTCCTAATGTCTCCCAGATTTCGTTCCCCACCAAGTTTGTCCTCCATGGAGAAAATAGCGTTGAAGTCCCCACGGGCACAATCCAAGGAATAGTAGGAACACACCTAGAACTCTGAAGCTCCTCCCGAGGCGGGGTTTTAACGACCTTGCGTTCGGACCATACACCAGTGATGCACCGCCACACAAAGTTCTCTTTCAAGGAAAGAAACTCCATGGTCAAGCTAAAGACGCCCACCTTGACTGGTTGCCCCTTTAAATAAACTACCATTCCACCCAATAATAATTCCCCTACTGGAGCCCCTCGCAGACACATACTCAAATTGGTCCAAATTCTTCCCCGATTTCTCTCCACATCTCATTAGAGATCACCTCCAATTTTGATTCTTGCAGGCAACAGATATCCGCAAAATGTAAATTCAAAAAGTCTTTAACAAGAAACCGCTTAGCCGGTCTCCCCAACCCTCGCACATTCCAATTGacaatattcattaaaaaaccATTAGTTCTCGCGGACCTCAGAAGAGGTCTCCGCCTGCTCATGAGAGCAACGCTTCAATTCAAGAGAGCGAATATGATTAATACAGTCATGCATCGCATCAGTGAAATTAATGCCACAAGCattacaaaattttaacaatTGTGCATCAGACCAATCATTAATCAAAAGCGGTTTGGACGGCATACCTCCCATGTCGTCGCTTTTAAGCACCTTCTTTTTCGAAGATCTGGGTGGCTCCGCCACGAACCCCGCTTCTTCATTAAATCGAGAGGAGGGTTTTTTTGGTCTCTCACTTCTTCTGGTGCCTTGGGGATGGTCATCCGCAGGCACAGCTTCACCCGAGCCAAGATCTGGAAGCAAGACTCTCAAATTCCTTTCAAAGTCCGACATAGACTCATCCGATTCCGAGAGAATCTCGGGAGAGGAATGAACCACCGGGATTGACGTCGTCTCCCTTTGGCTATTTTGGCGAACACCATTTCCTTCCTCTTCATGGTCCACCGACACGTTCTGAGGAATTAAAGCCCAATACCCAGCGAGGAATTTCCAATTAAAGCCCACAGGAGGGACCATATCGGGTGCAGGTGGGTGTGTATTCAAAAACTCCCTAGAACCAACAATAGAAGATTCCCCTGCCACTTGGTTTGCTAAACACCCCATCGGTCCACTGGGCATCGCCAAATCAGGCCCAGACTCATCACAAGAGCCCGCCTTCAAATTAGGCCCATCATCCTGGGCCGGGCTCAGCACAGAACACTTCACTGGAGGAGCAACCACCTCTTCATTCACAGGAATGAGATGGGCCCGATCCAGCGCAGCAGACCCATTCTTGCGGCCCGAAGACAGATCACCCAATTGATGCACTTCGCAAATAAGCAATGGATCCAGATAACAGTCTTCCCCGACAAAGCCAAGTCTTGGGCCCAAGACGACCTCCTCGTTCAGAGGATCAGAGATCCCGGACGTCGTCGATGCAGACAACGTTGCGAAACCCTGGGACCGTTCAAGGCCTTGAAGCTTCCACCTTAGGGATCTCCGACCTCGGACGTCCTGAGATCGCAACTTGGCAAATCTCGAGCAAGCTTCGTCTGCTGATGTTTCTCGCGCCAAAACTCGACACGTCCATGTCTTGGGCCACGACCCCTTGAGTTGTCACTTCTCCGTTCGGGAGACCGAGCCCGAGGCAGACCCTCGGTCTCGCGCTGCTGACCAGATAGACCGCTGGATCCCCTCGGTCTCACACGAGCACTCGGTTGCCAGTCACCGCTGTCGGAGTGGGAGCTAAGCTCCACCACCACCTCCGGGATCTTATCGACACTCGGATGGGAGCAGTGCTCAACCCTCTCCGATGCCATCTCCAACGTCTCAGCAACCACCTTCACCGGCCGGGACCCCCCCGCCGTCAGACGGTCCACCTGTGACCTCCCAGATCTCATCTCCGTCACTGAAGCAAGAGCAGCATCACCCCCTTgggacaaaatattttttcccttATCTGCGCATGACAGCCCATGAACAGCACGTTGCACCCCATCCGGGTCCGATTTCGCCTCCGCTTCCGTCACCACATAACGTCCCAGTTCCCGATTGAAGACCGACAGCGAACATCTATCACATGTAACAACAACCACATACCTCCGCATACCTAGACTTACCTCGATCTCCAGCGGTAGAGAGATACCAGCACGACATCGCACCA encodes:
- the LOC120274880 gene encoding uncharacterized protein At1g01500-like, translated to MEHSYDSVTDDDSPNPGRKIIMHPLYLPRSSPWFELRVFYVRLSNCEVDDYTPEHLTLNHIPLAPDTILEVNGKRSGIYSDCVFSSLRRDRVDKKSDEATFVSTDSLRMTGSVRFEVYDKDDLLLCGVLELCNGNGYVKESKNHSKKWNMKCQSSVSPGSSFLKGKQYLTADVPSPTIEVYVAGCFSGTPIILTKTLQLGFRKKHQMKAMLDCIPEFEGTTDMKKESPFEDPLQLSEYRDYKPENAMDMDYNSIYSRAEYFDEDGELSWFNAGVRVGVGIGLGVCVGVGIGVGLLIRTYQATTRNFRRRLF
- the LOC120274917 gene encoding uncharacterized protein LOC120274917 translates to MEDKLGGERNLGDIRKANDFLQAMSLLEPPMMGRRFTWTNGQSDPIWVKLDRFLISSEWTMIFLKIIQNCLPRVGSDHVPIRLEMGKIVTNPRPFRFELAWTTTEGFQELISQWWNSTTPVGCGAFIMAKKVSSLREQLRHWAKFSFGSIKLKKLELLQEIDKLDVMKESRCLTPQEVHQEHTLREKLGDTLKQEELYWKQRSRLNWLKEGDENTKFFHATANGRKNRNFINSLQLVGREISQPREIGKLFVDMFHQQFGSGRTSRYKIDLHALLEHKRQVDMAALEVPFTIEEVRLAVFELGGDKAPGPDGFPIHFF